One Cucumis sativus cultivar 9930 chromosome 1, Cucumber_9930_V3, whole genome shotgun sequence DNA segment encodes these proteins:
- the LOC101221598 gene encoding hexokinase-1 codes for MKKVVVGTALVCAAAVCTAAVLVVRHRMKNCGKWSKAMGILKEFEDKCRTSTEKMKQLAEAMAVEMHAGLASEGGSKLKMLISYVDNLPTGDEKGLFYALDLGGTNFRVLRVQLGGKDDRVARQEFVEVSIPPHLMTGSSEDLFGFIAEALAKFVEEEGDGYHPVSGRQRELGFTFSFPVRQTSIASGTLIKWTKGFNIEDTVGQDVVGELTKAMEKIGLDMRVAALVNDTIGTLAGGRYHNDNVIAAVILGTGTNAAYVERAHAIPKWQGLLPQSGEMVINMEWGNFRSSHLPFTEYDQALDLESLNPGEQIFEKMISGMYLGEIVRRVLCRMAEEAALFGDVVPPKLKKPFILRTPDMSAMHHDTSPDLKVVGSKLNNILEVSNSPLPLRKIVFMLCDIVATRGARLSAAGIYGIIKKLGRDTPKDGDNQKSVIAVDGGLFEHYTKFRNSLESSLKELLGDQVADNFVIEHSNDGSGIGAALLAASHSQYLGVEES; via the exons ATGAAGAAGGTTGTTGTTGGAACCGCTTTGGTTTGTGCTGCTGCTGTTTGTACGGCGGCGGTATTGGTAGTGCGTCATCGGATGAAGAACTGTGGGAAGTGGAGTAAAGCGATGGGTATATTGAAGGAGTTTGAGGATAAGTGTAGAACTTCGACGGAGAAGATGAAACAATTGGCGGAAGCTATGGCTGTTGAGATGCATGCTGGTCTTGCATCTGAAGGTGGAAGTAAGCTTAAGATGCTCATTAGTTATGTGGATAATCTTCCCACTGG GGATGAGAAAGGGTTGTTCTATGCATTGGATCTTGGAGGCACAAACTTCCGTGTGCTGCGTGTACAATTAGGAGGAAAGGATGATCGTGTTGCTAGGCAAGAATTTGTTGAAGTTTCGATTCCTCCGCATCTAATGACGGGATCTTCAGAG GACTTATTTGGTTTTATAGCTGAAGCACTTGCAAAATTTGTTGAAGAGGAAGGTGATGGCTACCACCCGGTATCTGGTAGACAAAGAGAGCTGggttttacattttctttcccAGTTAGACAAACATCTATTGCCTCAGGGACACTTATAAAGTGGACAAAGGGATTCAATATTGAGGACACG GTTGGACAAGATGTGGTAGGTGAATTAACAAAGGCCATGGAAAAGATTGGATTGGATATGCGTGTGGCGGCTTTG GTAAATGATACAATAGGCACACTAGCTGGGGGCAGATACCACAACGATAATGTTATTGCTGCTGTGATTCTAGGAACTGGAACAAATGCTGCATATGTGGAACGGGCACATGCAATTCCTAAATGGCAAGGCCTTCTACCTCAATCAGGAGAGATG GTTATTAACATGGAATGGGGTAACTTCCGGTCTTCTCATCTTCCCTTCACCGAGTATGATCAAGCTCTAGATTTGGAAAGTTTAAACCCGGGGGAACAG ATTTTTGAGAAGATGATATCTGGTATGTATCTAGGAGAAATTGTACGCAGAGTTCTGTGTAGGATGGCTGAAGAAGCTGCCCTTTTCGGTGATGTTGTTCCGCCTAAACTGAAGAAACCTTTCATTCTTAG GACTCCGGACATGTCTGCCATGCATCATGATACATCTCCAGATCTGAAAGTTGTTGGAAGCAAGCTAAATAACATTTTGGAG GTATCGAACAGCCCCCTACCTTTGAGAAAAATTGTCTTTATGCTATGTGACATTGTTGCCACTCGTGGTGCACGCCTATCAGCTGCTGGGATTTATGGGATCATCAAGAAATTAGGAAGAGACACCCCAAAAGATGGGGATAACCAGAAATCTGTCATAGCTGTTGATGGTGGGTTATTTGAGCACTacacaaaatttagaaattccTTGGAGAGTTCACTCAAGGAATTACTGGGAGACCAAGTTGCGGACAACTTCGTGATCGAGCACTCAAATGATGGCTCCGGGATTGGAGCAGCACTTCTCGCTGCATCTCATTCCCAGTATCTTGGGGTAGAGGAGTCCTGA